Genomic DNA from Streptomyces venezuelae:
GGCGCCGGACAGATGTCGCAGGTCGCGTCCGGGTACATCCGCATCGTCGCGGGCGGCGAGGAAGTGGTGCGCTACGCCTTCACCGGCGCGGAGTTCTCCACCGAGCGCGCCGTCATGCTGGGCGACTTCTACCTGAAGGACGTCTGGCGCTTCGCCGCCATCGGACAGGGCTTCGACGGCGGCCTCGAGGCGCTCCTGCGCAACTTCGGCGGCGAGGTCGCCGAGGAGGAGCCCGCCGCCCCGCAGCAGCAGGCCGCCGCCCCTTCCTTCGCGCCGCCCGCCCAGGCCGCCGCGCCGCCCGCGTTCGGCGCCCCCGCCGCCACGCCCCCACAGGCCCCCGCCCCGGCCCCCGCGCCCGCCCCGGCCCCCGCACAGCACTTCGCGCCGCCGCAGGGCGCCACGCCGCCCCCGGCCCCGGCGTCCGCGAGCCCGCCGGTGCACGCGGCGCAGACCGTCGTGGCACCGCTGAACCAGCCGCCGGGAGGAGCCATGCCGCCCCAGCCGGCCCCCTCGCCGTACGGCCAGCCGGGCCAGCAGCCCCCTCAGCAGCCGCAGTTCGGCCAGGTCCCGGGCCAGCAGCAGACGCCACCGCCGCCCCCGGGGTACGGCCAGCAGCCCACCGCCCCGCCGCCTCCCGGCTACGGCCAGCAGCCCCCGGGCGGCCAGTTCCCCGGCCAGCCCACCGCCCCGCAGGGCGCGGCACCCCAGGGCGCCGGTGTGGCTGCGGCCCTCCAGAAGTACCGCGAGGCACCCACCGGGCAGCGCTGGACGCAGCAGAACGAGAAGCTGATCCGCGTCGACCTGGGCGTCGCCGACCAGGCGATCCTGGCCCGTCAGGGCAGCATGGTGCTCTACCAGGGCAAGGTCGAGTTCAGCTACAAGGGCGCGGGCTTCGCCGGCCGCATCGTGGGCAATGCCACCGGTCAGGAGATGCAGCTCATGCGCTGCTCCGGCCGGGGCCAGGTGTTCCTCGCCGAGGAAGCCACCCATCTGCACCCCATCGAACTCCAGGGTGACGCGATCTGTGTCTCCGCGGAGAACGTCCTCGCCTTCGACGAGACCCTCCAGCACGAGGTGCGCAGGATCGAGGGCCACGGGATTCCCGGCGGCGCCCTGTTCGTCATGCAGTTCCAGGGCACCGGCACGGTCATCGTGAAGACCCACGGCGTGCCCGTCGTGCTGCCCGTCACACCGACGACGTTCGCGGACTGCCACGCCGTCGTCGCCTGGTCGGCCGCCGCGCAGGCGATCGTCTCCAGCCAGGTCAGGCTGCGCAGCAACGCCTACGCGGGCTCCACGGGGGAGAGCGTGAACCTCCAGTTCCGTGGCGCGCCCGGCAATTTCATCGTCGTCCAGCCGTACGAGGTCTGAGGGAGCCCGTCATGAATCAGCAACTCGCGGGCTTCGCCCCCGCACCCGTCGCCGCCCGCATGGAGAACCACGGGCACCACATGGTCAAGGTGGCCATGCAGACCGGCAACGACCTCTTCGCGCGCGTGGGCTCGATGGTCGCCTACGAAGGGTTCGTGCAGTACGAGCCGAATCCGCCCGCCGTCCGTCAGGTCGCGCGCGAGTGGATGACCGGCGAGGGCGCACCCCTGATGAAGTGCTCGGGAGACGGCCTGCTCTACCTCGCCGACTACGGAGCGGATGTCGTCCTCATCAATTTGGCGGGCGACTCCCTCTCGGTGAACGGCACCAACCTGCTCGCCTTCGACGCGTCCCTCCAGTGGGGTGTCGAGCGGGTCAAGGGCATGGCCAAGTTCGCCGGACAGGGCCTGTGGAACATCAAGATCTCCGGTCAGGGCTGGGTCGCGCTGACCTCCCGCGGCACGCCGATCGTCGTGGACTGCGGCCGTGGCGAGGACGAGACGTACGTCGACCCGGACGCCCTGATCGCCTGGTCCCCGAACCTCAAGGTGAAGGGCAAGCGCAGCTTCAAGGCCGGCTCCCTCATCGGGCGCGGCAGCGGCGAGGCCTACCAGATGGGCTTCTCCGGAGAGGGCATCGTCGTCGTACAGCCCAGCGAGGACAGCACCGACCGCCTCCGAGCACGGGGCTGAGGGGGAGCAGGACACCATGCAGAGCCCACTTTTCGCACACGCCGAGCAGCAGACCCAGGAGCGCTACTCCGTCCAGAACCCGCAGCTGCTGCGGGTCGCCCTGGAGGGGCACGACGACGTCCTGGCCCGCAAGGGCGCGATGGTCGCCTACCAGGGGATGATCGAGTTCGACGCCGAGTACCAGAGCCAGGGCAACCAGCGGGCCCGCGCGCACACCGGCGAGGGTCTCGACCTGATGCGCTGCCACGGCCAGGGCACGGTCTACTTCGCCAACCTCGCCCAGTACATCCACGTAGTGGATGTCGACCAGGACGGGCTGACCGTGGACAGCAGCTACGTCCTCGCGATGGACTCGTCGCTGACCCACCAGGTCATCGCCGTCGACAGCCAGTACGGCATCTCCGGCTCCGGCAAGTACCAGCTCAACATCTCAGGCCGCGGCAAGGTCGCCCTGATGACGTCGGGCCAGCCGCTGATGCTCCAGGTCACACCGGACCGGTACGTCAACGCGGACGCCGACGCGATCGTCGCGTGGTCCAACGGCCTCCGCGTCCAGATGCAGGCCCAGACCCATTCCTCGGGCGTCTGGCGGCGCCGCGGCAACACCGGCGAGGGCTGGGAGCTCAGCTTCATGGGACAGGGCTACGCGCTCGTCCAGCCGAGCGAGATGCTGCCGCCCCAGAACGCGGTGATCGGGCGGGGCGCCCAGGCGCAGTTCGGGGTCGGCCAGGAAGGGGCCCGGGGGCAGAACCAGGGCAACGTCTGGAGCTGAGCGCTCCGCTGGGTCGAGCGGAGGAGGTCGCGGGGGACTGCGGACCGGCTGCGGCTGGTCGCGCAGTTCCCCGCGCCCCTGTTCAGGGCACTTGCGCTACAGGCGGGTCCTCGTCGCCTCGACCAGGCGCACCACCGAATCGTCGGCGACGTCCGCCACCTCGTCGTACGCGAACCAGCGCAGGTCCAGTGACTCGTCGCTGATCGCCTCGACCGCGTCGGGCGGGGCCAGCGCGGCGTACTGCACGTCCAGGTGCTGGGTGCACGGTCCCGGGATCGGGTGCCGGTCCAGGCGGACGGGGCCGCCCGCGAGCAGCGTCAGGCCGGGCACGCCGGACTCCTCCGCGGCCTCGCGCAGCGCCGCCGCCGCGAGCGTCGCATCCCCCGGCTCGCAGTGGCCGCCCATCTGCAGCCACATCCGCAGCTTCTTGTGCAGGGTCAGCAGGACGCGTCCGCGGGTCGGGTCGACCACCAGGGCGCTCGCCGTCACATGACCGTCCGTACAGGCCTTCCACAGGCCGGCGTCGCCGTGTGCCGCCAGGTGATCCAGGTAGGCCTGGCGCAGCTCGGGCTGGTCCTCGTACGCCTTGAGCACGAGGACCGTGTCGTCGTACAGACTCACTTGTCGCCGTCGTCCTTGCCGTCGCCCTCGGTGCCGTTCCCGTCGTCCTTCTTGAGGTCCGGCTTCGCGGCACCGCCGCCCGCCGCCTCGCCGAGCATCTTGTCCAGTTCGGAGAAGTCCAGCTGCTCGCGGTGCACGAACCCGTCCGGGTCGTCCAGGTCGGTGGCGGTCGGCAGCATGTCCGGGTGCTCCCACAGGCCGTCGCGGCCGTCGACACCTCGCGCGTCGGTGAGCGAGGCCCACAGGCGCGAGGCGTCCCGCAGACGGCGCGGACGCAGCTCGAGACCGATCAGCGTGGCGAACGTCTGCTCCGCGGGGCCGCCCGTCGCACGGCGGCGGCGCAGCGTCTCCCGAAGGGCGTCGGCGGACGCCAGACGCGGCTTCGCGGCGGCGTGGACCACCGCGTCCACCCAGCCCTCCACGAGTGCCAGAGCGGTCTCCAGGCGGGCCAGAGCGGCCTTCTGGGCCGGCGTGTCCTCCGGCTGGAACATGCCCTGCTGGAGTGCTTCCTGCAGCTGCTCCGGGTTCTGCGGATCGAGCTGGCCGACGACGTCCTCCAGCTTGGCCGTGTCGACCTTGATCCCGCGCGCGTACCCCTCGACCGCGCCGAACAGGTGCGAGCGCAGCCACGGGACGTGGGCGAAGAGCCGCTGGTGGGCGGCCTCGCGCAGCGCCAGGTACAGCCTGACCTCGTTCTTGTCGATGCCGAGGTCCTTGCCGAACGTCTCGATGTTGACCGGCAGCAGCGCGGCCTTGCCCGAGGGGCCGAGCGGCAGGCCGATGTCGGTGGAGCCCACGACCTCGCCCGCGAGGACGCCCACGGCATGGCCGATCTGCTGGCCGAACATGGCGCCGCCCATGGAGCGCATCATGCCGATCAGCGGGCCCGCCATGGCCTGCATCTCCTCGGGCAGCACATCGCCCATGGCCAGGCCGACGCGCTCGGCGACCGGGTCGACGAGCTCCTTCCAGACCGGCAGGGTCGCCTCGACCCACTCTGCCCTGCTCCAGGCCACGGCCGTGCCGGACCCGGACGGCAGCGACGTCGCGTCGTCCAGCCACAGGTCGGCCAGGCGCACGGCCTCCTGGACGGCGGAGCGCTCGGCCGGACCGACGCTGGCGTCCTTGACGCCGTCCGCCGTGCCCTGGGACACGGTCTGGCGGGCGATGTCCTTGGCCATGTCCCAGTTCACCGGGCCGCCCTCGTACGAGAGCATCTGGCCGAGCTGCTGGAACGCGGCACCCAGATCGTTCGGGTTCATCGAACCGAACATCGCGGCGAACGGGTTGTCACCGCCTCCGGGACCGCCGGCACCGGCCCCGGGGAAGCCCCCGAAACCGAACGGGTTCGCGGGTCCACCTGCGCCTTGTCCCCCGCGCTGTCCCTCTCCGGGGGATTCCTTCTTCTTGCCCTCGTCGCCGTCTTCCGGCTCCTCCGGCGGAAGGCCGAATCCGAATGGGGTGTCACTCACGGGATTCCTCGGCTCGTCAGGCCGCCGGTTTCGTTCCGGCGGCGGCTGCCCTACAACACCACCCAGCGTAGACACCGTGACGGGATCGGGCCTCGGTGCTTCGCCGACTCATGGCCTGCGGCAGGATGGATGCCACCTGGTACGTACGCGTCATTCGCGTACGTACTGAAGACAACCGCTGGAGACGCCCGGTGAGTTCCCCAGATCCACAGGTTCGCGCAGCGCGAAACCCGTCAACCCCGGCGCCCGTCCGGGGGCCCGTAGTCGCCGTCACCGGCGCCGCCTCCGGTGTGGGCGCGCTGCTGACCGAGCGCCTTGCCACGTCGGAGGCGATCAAGCAGGTCATTGCGATCGACGAGCGCAGGGGCGACTGCACGCAGGCCCAGTGGCACATCCTGGACGTGCGTGATCCGGCCATCGCGGAGAAACTGCGCGGCGCCGACGTCGTCGTGCACCTGGCGCTCGATCTCGACCTGGAGACCGACGCCGCGGCCCGCACCGCGTACAACGTGCGCGGCACCCAGACCGTCCTGACCGCCGCGGCCGCCGCCGGCGTCCACCGGGTCGTCCTGTGCACCTCGGCGATGGTCTACGGAGCGCTGCCCGACAACGAACTGCCCCTCTCCGAAGACGCCGAACTGCGCGCCACGGCCGAGGCCACCGGTGTCGGCGACCTCCTGGAGGTCGAGCGGCTCGCCCGCCGGGCGCCCCGCGCGCACCCCGGCCTCAACGTCACCGTCGTACGTCCCGCGACGCTGGTCGGCGGCACGGACACGGCTCTCACGCGCTACTTCGAGTCGCCCCGCCTCCTGGTCGTCGCCGGTTCGCGGCCCGCCTGGCAGTTCTGCCACGTCGAGGACCTGTGCAGCGCCCTGGAGTACGCCGTCCTCGAGAAGGTCGACGGCGAGCTGGCCGTCGGCTGCGAGGGCTGGCTGGAGCAGGAGGAGGTCGAGGAGCTCAGCGGGATCCGGCGCATGGAGCTGCCCTCGACGGTCGCGCTCGGCGCCGCCGCGCGGCTCCACCGCATCGGGCTCACCCCGTCCCCGGCCGGCGATCTCGCGTACACGATGTACCCCTGGGTGGTCAGCGTCAGCAGGCTGCACGACGCCGGGTGGCGCCCCCAGTGGACCAACGAGGAAGTCCTCACGGAACTCCTCGACGAGGTCTCCGGGCGCCGCACCGTGGCCGGCCGGCGGCTCGGCCGCAAGGACGCCACGGCCGCGGGCGCGGCGGGCGCGACGGTCGCCCTGCTGGGCGCGGCGGCGGTCGTGCGCAGGGCACGGAAGGCCCGCAGGAGGATCTGAGAAACCAGTCCCCTCCGCAGCCCTCGGCAGGAAATCCACCCCCTGTAGGGAACTCCAAGGGGGGACACGCGCGTGCCGGGCGAAAGGTCTATTCCGTGAGGCGCGTGCCGTGCGGCACCATGGCCGCATGGCACGCACCACGATGGACCACCCGGGCGAGCAGGGCGCGCAGGACCCGATCCGCCTCCTCGCGATCCGCGACACCCCGCTCTCCCTCGACGAGGTCTTCCGGGCCGTCGGCGACGACGCGGCGGGCGGCACCGCACTCTTCGTGGGGACCGTCCGCAACCACGACGGCGGCGCCGACGTCGACGAGCTGGGGTACTCGACCCACCCCACCGCCGAGGCCGAGATGCGCCGGGTGGCGGAGAAAGTCGTCGCCGAGTACCCGGTGCGCGCCCTGGCCGCCGTGCACCGCGTCGGCGACCTCGCCGTCGGGGACCTCGCGGTGGTCGTCGCCGTCTCCTGCCCGCACCGCGTGGAGGCCTTCGACGCCTGCCGCAAGCTGATCGACGATCTCAAGCACGAGGTGCCGATCTGGAAGCACCAGCGCTTCTCCGACGGCAAGGAGGAGTGGGTCGGGGCCTGTTGAGACGAGGTCCGTGCCCCGGGGCGTGACGGGCCGGTGCGGCTCCGGTTGCGTAACCAGACCCCTGCCGTGAGCGTTGACCATGCGGATGGTTAATCTGCTGATCAGTCAGTTGAGATGGCTCATGGGGTCGGGAGGTCGACATGGCATCACTCGCGTGGTTGCTGATTCCGCTCCTGGCAGCCGTCGGTGCGGGTCTGTGGGCGAGCTGGGCGGCACGCAACCGCAAGTCCGGCCGCACGGGCGACGCCACCGAACTCAACGGCTACGCCGCGTTCCGCGAGGCGATGGAGAAGTCCCACACAGGGACGTGACCGGGTCCCGCACAGGGATGTGACCTCCCCGTACGGCCCGGCCCCGGGGGTGCTCTCACAGGCAGGTCCCGTACTGTCGTTCCATGCCACGCCGCACCGCGACGATGCTCGCCTCCACCTTGATGCTGATCGCGCTGCTCTGCGCCGGAGTGCTCATCAAAGTGCCGTACTCGGAGATGTCCCCCGGCCCCACGGTGAACACCCTCGGAGACCACGACGGTGAGCCGGTGCTGCAGATCTCCGGACGCAAGACCTATCCGACGACCGGTCACCTCAACATGACGACGGTCCGGGTCACCAGCGCCGACTACAACATGAACCTCGCGGAGGCCGTCTACGGCTGGCTGGCCCACGACAACATCGTGGTGCCGCACGACACGCTCTACCCGAACGGCAAGACCGAACAGCAGTCCTCCCAGGAGAACGCCGAGGAATTCAGCGAGTCCCAGGAGAGCGCCAAGGTCGCGGCCCTCAGGCAGCTCAAGATCCCGGTCAAGTCGCAGGTCATCGTCTCCACCGTCTTCAAGGGCGACCCGGCGGAGGGCAAGCTGCACGCGGGCGACGTCATCAAGAAGGTGGACGGCAAGCCCGTCAAGGAGATGACGGACGTCGCGAAGCTCGTCACCGAGCACAAGCCCGGCGAGCCCGTCACGTTCACCGTCGTGCCGGTCAAGGTCGCGGCCGCCGCGGAGAAGGCCGGCAAGGAGCCGACCCAGACCGACGAGATCAAGATCACCACGAAGGCCGCGGAGGACGACCCCGGCCACGCCGTCGTCGGCATCAAGGCGGGGACCGACCACACGTACCCGTTCACGATCGACATCAAGCTGGCCGACGTGGGCGGCCCCAGCGCCGGCCTGATGTTCGCCCTCGGCATCGTCGACAAGCTCACCCCCGACGACCTCACCGGCGGCAACTTCGTGGCCGGCACCGGCACCATCGAGGTCGACGGCAAGGTCGGCCCCATCGGCGGCATCGAGATGAAGACCGTCGGCGCGCGCGAGAAGGGCGCCGAGTACTTCCTCACCCCCAAGGGCAACTGCGCGGCCGCCGCGAGCGACGTCCCCGACGGCCTCACGCTCGTCAAGGTGGACACCATCGCCGACGCCGTGAAGTCCCTGGAGAAGATCCGCAAGGGCGACACCGACAGCCTGCCGCAGTGCACCTGAGACGGCAGGCCACCTGAAACAGCGGTACGCGGGTGGGGGAGCCCCACCCGCGTACTGAACGGAAGAAGACGTACCGCCGGGCGAGCTACGCGAACGTCGCCGCGAGCGCCTCGGCCAGGCCGGGCACCAGGTCCGAGCCGGTGAGAACCTCGGTCGGCGAGTCCTTCTCGCGCAGCCGCAGCGCCGACTCGCGCGCACCGTCACGGAGCACCGCGACCGTCATGCGGACCTCCTGGCGGTCCGGGTGCTCGGCCACCCACTTCGCGAGCTGCGCCTCGCCGAGACCGTCGGGGACCGACGCCTCGGCCGAGGGCGGCAGCATCAGGCGTTCCACCGTGAGGGCGCAGCCCGCCACCGCGTCCGGCCAGGCAATGGTGCCGAGAAATTCGTCCAGCGGCTTGTCGGCGGGGATCTCCTCCTGCTCGATGGGGGTGAAGCCGGCGTGCTCCACGCCGTCGTCGAGGCCGAGCTGGGAGGCGAGGCCGGGTTCCTGGGTGCGCAGTCGCGCCGTGTCGACCAGCGCGAAGAGGCGGGCGGGCCGGTCCCAGCCGAGGCCGGATACGTACTCGTCGATCTCGAGGACCGCCCGAGTGAGGGGGCTCGCTGCCATGGGAGTGTTGGACATGGTCACAATCCTGCCTCGTTAGTCCCGAGAAACGGGAACCGAGTAAAGCGTAGGTAAGTTGCATAGGTGTGGGTCCGCGATCTCGGGGGCCTGACGGACCAACAGCGAATCAACAGCGAACTTCGAGGTGCGCACCTTGGCTTTCCAGATGCCGGACCGCGGCGGAGGCCCGACGGGGCCACGGATCAGAGTGGGCCGACCCTCCCGGCGCGTCCGGACCCTGCTCATGACACTGGGGGTCCTGGCCGTCCTGGCCATGGCCTTCGTCATGTTCTCCGGGTTCTGGACGGACTGGCTGTGGTACCGGTCGGTCAACTATTCGTCGGTGTTCACGACGACCCTGTGGACCAAGATCGGCCTGTTCTTCGTCTTCGGCCTGCTCATGGCGGCCGCAGTCGGCGTGAACATCTGGCTGGCGCACCGGCTGCGCCCGCCGCTGAGCGCCATGTCGATGGAGCAGCAGAGCCTCGACCGGTACCGCATGGGAATCGCCCCCTACAAGAAGTGGCTCCTCATCGGGGTCACCGCTCTGGTCGGGCTCATCGCGGGCGCGTCCGCTGCGGGACAGTGGCGCACCTGGCTCCTGTGGGTCAACGGCGTGTCCTTCGGCCAGAAGGACCCGCAGTTCCACATGGACGTGTCGTTCTTCGCGTTCGACCTGCCCTGGTACCGCTTCCTGCTCGGCTTCGGCTTCGCGGCGACGGTGCTCTCCCTGGTCGCCGCCGCCCTGACGCACTACCTGTACGGCGGGCTGCGAATCACCAGCCCCGGCGCGCGCGCGACCGCCGCGGCCACCGGTCACCTCTCGGTGCTGCTCGGCGTCTTCGTGTCGCTGAAGGCCATCGCGTACTGGCTCGACCGGTACGGCCTCGCGGTGAAGTCCAGCGACTTCAAGGCGACGGACAACTGGACCGGCCTGAAGTACGTCGACGCGAACGCGTACCTGCCGGCGAAGACGATCCTGTTCTGCATCGCCGTCATCTGCGCGATCCTCTTCTTCGCGACGCTCTGGCGGCGCACCTGGCAGCTGCCGGTCATCGGCTTCGGTCTGATGGTGCTCTCGGCGATCCTCATCGGCGGGCTCTACCCCGCGATCGTCCAGAAGTTCCAGGTCCAGCCGAACGAGCAGGCCAAGGAAGCCCCGTACATCGAGAAGAACATCGAGGCGACCCGCCACGC
This window encodes:
- a CDS encoding zinc-dependent metalloprotease, with protein sequence MSDTPFGFGLPPEEPEDGDEGKKKESPGEGQRGGQGAGGPANPFGFGGFPGAGAGGPGGGDNPFAAMFGSMNPNDLGAAFQQLGQMLSYEGGPVNWDMAKDIARQTVSQGTADGVKDASVGPAERSAVQEAVRLADLWLDDATSLPSGSGTAVAWSRAEWVEATLPVWKELVDPVAERVGLAMGDVLPEEMQAMAGPLIGMMRSMGGAMFGQQIGHAVGVLAGEVVGSTDIGLPLGPSGKAALLPVNIETFGKDLGIDKNEVRLYLALREAAHQRLFAHVPWLRSHLFGAVEGYARGIKVDTAKLEDVVGQLDPQNPEQLQEALQQGMFQPEDTPAQKAALARLETALALVEGWVDAVVHAAAKPRLASADALRETLRRRRATGGPAEQTFATLIGLELRPRRLRDASRLWASLTDARGVDGRDGLWEHPDMLPTATDLDDPDGFVHREQLDFSELDKMLGEAAGGGAAKPDLKKDDGNGTEGDGKDDGDK
- a CDS encoding SDR family oxidoreductase; translated protein: MSSPDPQVRAARNPSTPAPVRGPVVAVTGAASGVGALLTERLATSEAIKQVIAIDERRGDCTQAQWHILDVRDPAIAEKLRGADVVVHLALDLDLETDAAARTAYNVRGTQTVLTAAAAAGVHRVVLCTSAMVYGALPDNELPLSEDAELRATAEATGVGDLLEVERLARRAPRAHPGLNVTVVRPATLVGGTDTALTRYFESPRLLVVAGSRPAWQFCHVEDLCSALEYAVLEKVDGELAVGCEGWLEQEEVEELSGIRRMELPSTVALGAAARLHRIGLTPSPAGDLAYTMYPWVVSVSRLHDAGWRPQWTNEEVLTELLDEVSGRRTVAGRRLGRKDATAAGAAGATVALLGAAAVVRRARKARRRI
- a CDS encoding NUDIX hydrolase yields the protein MSLYDDTVLVLKAYEDQPELRQAYLDHLAAHGDAGLWKACTDGHVTASALVVDPTRGRVLLTLHKKLRMWLQMGGHCEPGDATLAAAALREAAEESGVPGLTLLAGGPVRLDRHPIPGPCTQHLDVQYAALAPPDAVEAISDESLDLRWFAYDEVADVADDSVVRLVEATRTRL
- a CDS encoding AIM24 family protein, translated to MNQQLAGFAPAPVAARMENHGHHMVKVAMQTGNDLFARVGSMVAYEGFVQYEPNPPAVRQVAREWMTGEGAPLMKCSGDGLLYLADYGADVVLINLAGDSLSVNGTNLLAFDASLQWGVERVKGMAKFAGQGLWNIKISGQGWVALTSRGTPIVVDCGRGEDETYVDPDALIAWSPNLKVKGKRSFKAGSLIGRGSGEAYQMGFSGEGIVVVQPSEDSTDRLRARG
- a CDS encoding PPA1309 family protein, whose amino-acid sequence is MSNTPMAASPLTRAVLEIDEYVSGLGWDRPARLFALVDTARLRTQEPGLASQLGLDDGVEHAGFTPIEQEEIPADKPLDEFLGTIAWPDAVAGCALTVERLMLPPSAEASVPDGLGEAQLAKWVAEHPDRQEVRMTVAVLRDGARESALRLREKDSPTEVLTGSDLVPGLAEALAATFA
- a CDS encoding TerD family protein; amino-acid sequence: MAREFQRGHKAKVSDLTAGTDLYVGVQISAPGLTFDISCFGLDASERLSDDRYFIFFNQPKSPEESIQLLGAQAGDSESFRVTLDRIPQQIQRLSFTATIDGAGQMSQVASGYIRIVAGGEEVVRYAFTGAEFSTERAVMLGDFYLKDVWRFAAIGQGFDGGLEALLRNFGGEVAEEEPAAPQQQAAAPSFAPPAQAAAPPAFGAPAATPPQAPAPAPAPAPAPAQHFAPPQGATPPPAPASASPPVHAAQTVVAPLNQPPGGAMPPQPAPSPYGQPGQQPPQQPQFGQVPGQQQTPPPPPGYGQQPTAPPPPGYGQQPPGGQFPGQPTAPQGAAPQGAGVAAALQKYREAPTGQRWTQQNEKLIRVDLGVADQAILARQGSMVLYQGKVEFSYKGAGFAGRIVGNATGQEMQLMRCSGRGQVFLAEEATHLHPIELQGDAICVSAENVLAFDETLQHEVRRIEGHGIPGGALFVMQFQGTGTVIVKTHGVPVVLPVTPTTFADCHAVVAWSAAAQAIVSSQVRLRSNAYAGSTGESVNLQFRGAPGNFIVVQPYEV
- a CDS encoding molybdenum cofactor biosynthesis protein MoaE; the protein is MARTTMDHPGEQGAQDPIRLLAIRDTPLSLDEVFRAVGDDAAGGTALFVGTVRNHDGGADVDELGYSTHPTAEAEMRRVAEKVVAEYPVRALAAVHRVGDLAVGDLAVVVAVSCPHRVEAFDACRKLIDDLKHEVPIWKHQRFSDGKEEWVGAC
- a CDS encoding PDZ domain-containing protein, producing MPRRTATMLASTLMLIALLCAGVLIKVPYSEMSPGPTVNTLGDHDGEPVLQISGRKTYPTTGHLNMTTVRVTSADYNMNLAEAVYGWLAHDNIVVPHDTLYPNGKTEQQSSQENAEEFSESQESAKVAALRQLKIPVKSQVIVSTVFKGDPAEGKLHAGDVIKKVDGKPVKEMTDVAKLVTEHKPGEPVTFTVVPVKVAAAAEKAGKEPTQTDEIKITTKAAEDDPGHAVVGIKAGTDHTYPFTIDIKLADVGGPSAGLMFALGIVDKLTPDDLTGGNFVAGTGTIEVDGKVGPIGGIEMKTVGAREKGAEYFLTPKGNCAAAASDVPDGLTLVKVDTIADAVKSLEKIRKGDTDSLPQCT
- a CDS encoding AIM24 family protein; amino-acid sequence: MQSPLFAHAEQQTQERYSVQNPQLLRVALEGHDDVLARKGAMVAYQGMIEFDAEYQSQGNQRARAHTGEGLDLMRCHGQGTVYFANLAQYIHVVDVDQDGLTVDSSYVLAMDSSLTHQVIAVDSQYGISGSGKYQLNISGRGKVALMTSGQPLMLQVTPDRYVNADADAIVAWSNGLRVQMQAQTHSSGVWRRRGNTGEGWELSFMGQGYALVQPSEMLPPQNAVIGRGAQAQFGVGQEGARGQNQGNVWS